Genomic DNA from Chitinivibrionia bacterium:
TATTTTTAGATAAGATTTCGGGATTTTTCGCAAGAGTTATTCAGCACGAAATCGACCACTTAAACGGCGTTTTATTCACAGACAGAATAGACCCGGTAAAAAAGACGTTTATTGCGGGCAAACTCAAAAAAATAGCGAAAGAGCGTAAAAACAAATGAGAAAAATTCTTGTAATCAGCGCTTTTGCTTTGCTGTTTTTGTCGGCTTGCGCTACGCAACAAACATCGACCGCTCCTGTTCGTCCGTCAAGAATGCCCACATTTGAGAGCACCGCCGAAAGAAACCAAGGTCGCCAAAGCCGCCAACAATCAACAACGGAAGTAATTGCAACGCGAGAAGCGAACGAAATTCGGCAAAGCCGCACGGCAGACACGGTCATTGCGATTTTGCCGACGCACAGACAAGCGCGTCCGCGACCGCAACAGCCGCGAGAACAAACGCGCCCGCAAATAAGCGTTGAGCGCACGCTTGCAATCCCGCAAATAAACCAAGATTATCAAGACCCAAATCTGCGGATTATGCTTCACAGAAATATTAAATCGCACAGAATAAGAATTCACGGGCACGCGGATATTTCGTCCAAAAACACGAGCGTTCGCGTATCGGACGGAGAGCTCGAAATCTCCTTTATAAACGAAAACACAATCCAAATTTCGGCGCACGGCAGACGACAGCAAATAGCGCTTCCCTGCACGCTCTCCTTTGTCAGCGGCAAAATGAGATTTTCGGACGGTGCAAACGAATATCGGGGACAAATAATTTTCACGAGCGGACAAAACGGATTTTCCCTAATAAATTACATTGGTCTCGAAGATTATCTGCGCGGAGTTTTGCCTCTGGAAATCGGTGTTCGCGGAGAGCCCGAATTTGAGGCGTTAAAAGCGCAGGCAATCGCCGCAAGAACTTTCGCTTTATCGAGAATGCTCGCAAGCCGAAACCGCGAATTTGATATGGTGGCAACGGTTATGGATCAAGTTTACGGCGGAAGCGGCAACGAATACGCTCTTTCGGACTTGGCAATAGCAAAAACCCGCGGAATTGTTGTTGCTAAACAAGAAAACGGCGCGCTTTTGGAAACCTTTTTCCACGCAATTTGCGGAGGACAAACCGCCGCCGTTAACGAAGTATGGAACTCGCAACCAAACCCGTCGCTTGTATCGAGAAGCGATTTGGACGAAAACGGCGTAGCATTTTGCGCCACCGCAAATTGGTTTAATTGGACGGAAACTTGGAGCATAGCGCAATTTTCGCAAATCCTGCATAAATATTCGAGAAGCACGATAGGCGAGGCGCCGTTTGACGGAACTGTGCGCGCAGTAAACATCGCCTCCCGAACGCCGAGCGGTCGCGTAAACGTCTTGGAAATCCGCTCAAACAGCGGCACATTCACCTACGGAAGAGACCGTTCGCGCTTTGTTTTGCGCCGCCCCACAAGAGACGAAGGAATTTTGAGAAGCGCAAATTTTGAAATCAGAATAGACGGCGGACAAGTTCGCGCAACAGGCAGAGGCTTCGGACACGGAATAGGAATGTGCCAAAACGGCGCCTTGGAGCGAGCGCGCAGAGGTCAAGATTTCACCCAAATTCTGAGCGCTTATTACACCAACATAAAGTTAGCGCAAGTAAATGATTTTTTAGATTAACCGACAACCGACAACAATAATATCACATCCACTTTCTTCTTCTGAAATACACCATCATTCCAACTGATATGGCGAGCATAACTCCCAGAACGACAAAATAGCCGTACTCCCATTTGAGCTCGGGAATGTGTTCAAAGTTCATTCCGTAAAGAGAGGCGATAAAAGTTATCGGAATAAACAAAAGCGAAAACGCCGTAAGCATTCGCAAGGTGTCGTTGAAACGATTGGCAACGCTCAGATTATAGATTTGCAGATTATCGGCAAGCATATCGCGACAGCTTTCTATCGCCGAATTTGCGCGCGCCGAAATATCGAGCAAGTTGTGGAAAAACGGCTCGGTCTCGTCTTTTATAAGGTCGGTATCAAGCGTGTTTATATGGACGATAAAATCGTTTGTCGGACGGACGGTTTTGCGCAAACGGTTAAGAATTCGCTTCAAATTACCCAATTCGTCGATTGAGTCCTGCCGCAAATCTTTGCCGTCGATTGCGTCTTCGAGGTCTTCGATTTTGTCGCTTATTTGCTCGGTTATTCCAATGTAATTTTCAACTACGGCGTCTATCAACTGATACGCAAGATAATCTGCGCCGCTTTTGAAATTTCTGCCTTTTTTTCTGTGGATTTTTTGGCGAACGTGCTTAAAAATATCTTCTTTGCTTTCCTTAAAACTAAGAACGTAATTATCGCTTAAAACCAAACTTACCTGCTCGCTCGTAATTTCTCCGCCGTAGTAATAAAGCATTTTTGTTATGAAGAAAATGCAATCGCCGTAATCCTGCATCTTCGGGTGCTGGGTCGTGTTAAGAATGTCTTCCACTATAAGTGGGTGAAGCTCAAGAAGCGCGCCGATTTCCTTAATATGCTCGCCATCGTGAACGCCCGTAATGTTTATCCAAGTTATGCAATCGTTGTTAAGCGGAAGAATTTCGCGAATGTTTTCTATTTTGAAATCTTTAACATTGCCGTTTCTGTAGTATTCTATGACTTCTATTGACAATTGTTCTACCTTTTTTTCACCGATAAACACAATATCTTCGGGCATTTCTCCGATTTTTTCCGACATATTTTCAGTAAATTTATCCGACATTATACTCTCCTTTTTTTACAGTCCCAACAAAGCGGTGGCTATCGCAAAATAAACAATAAGCGCCGAGGCGTCAACCATTGTCGTAATCAGCGGCGCCGCCATAACCGCAGGGTCAATTTTACATTTTTTCGCCAGTAAAGGAAGCATACTTCCGCAAATTTTTGCAATAATAACCGTAAATAAAAGCGTTCCGCCTACAACCGCGCCTAATCTTATTCCGCTCTCAACGCCCTCTCTGCCGCCGTAAAGAAGCCATATACGCACAAAATTAAAAAGCGCAAGCGCTCCGCCGACCAATAAACTTACGCGTAATTCTTTCCAAACAACTTTCAAAAAATCACCCGGGCGTATTTCGGACACGGCTATACCGCGTATAATAAGCGTTGAACTTTGAGCCCCCGCATTACCGCCCGTCCCCATAAGCATAGGTATAAACGACACCAAAATCGCCATTTTCATTATAGCGTCTTCATATACTTCTATTATAAAACCTACAACGGTAGCCGCCAACATCAAAAACAATAACCAAGCGACGCGCTTTTTCGCGTGAGTAAAAACGCTTGTTTTGAGATACGGTTTTTCGGACGGCGCCATAGCAGCCATTTTTTCAAAGTCTTCGGTGGTTTCTTCCTGAATAACATCGACAATGTCGTCGATTGTGATAATACCCATCATCTTATTTTCCGCGTCAACGACGGGAATACTTAAAAGGTCGTATTTTTTTACCTTATGCGCAACATCTTCTTGGTCTTCAAAGGTTTTTACGGTGATAATATTGGTATCGTCCATTATATTGCCGACAATTTCGTCCTGTTCGGCAAGCAATAGAGTTTTTACGCTTACAACGCCTTCCAATTTATGCTTCGAGTCAATGACATAACAGGTGTAAATGGTTTCTTTGTCAACGCCGTTTTTACGTATTTTGTAGAACGCGTCCTGCACTGTCATATCTTTTTTCAAATACACGTATTCCATCGTCATTATGCTTCCCGCGGAATTTTCGGGATAGTTCAGCAGACGATTTATTTGCTCGCGCGTTTCGGGTTTTGCGCCCAAGAGAACTTTTTTGGCTATGTTCGCCGGCATTTCTTCTATGAAACTTACCGCGTCGTCAAGAAAAAGTTCCTCTATAATAAAACTGATTTCCTTGTCGCTGAGTTTCTCGGTAATCGACATTTGCACATCGGAAGACAAATCGGCAAAAACGTCCGCCGCCTTGTTTTTCGGCAATATACGGAAAACAAGCACCGCCTTGTCAATCGGAAAATTTTCGATAAGCTGCGCTATGTCCGCCGCGTTTTCTTCGACAAACTCGCTTTGAAGCATACGATACTGCTTCTTGTCAAACATTTCTTCGTAAATTTCAAAATTTTTCACGCATTGCCTCTGAAAACCTAAAAAAACGATTACTTCGCCCGAAAAATAATCATTCTTTCACGTAAAAATCAAGGTTTTTTAAAATTTTACAGCATTTTCACAAGGCAAAATATATTTTACACCTTGACAAAACGTATTTTCGCACGCAATATTTATTGAGCAAGGTTAAATAAAAAATTGGAGAATGGGACAAAATGCAGAACACAAACAGCAATTCACTCGGGCAGGAATTGTCGAAAAAGGACGCTGAATCCGTCGCGATGTCAATAAACTTACTCT
This window encodes:
- a CDS encoding SpoIID/LytB domain-containing protein is translated as MRKILVISAFALLFLSACATQQTSTAPVRPSRMPTFESTAERNQGRQSRQQSTTEVIATREANEIRQSRTADTVIAILPTHRQARPRPQQPREQTRPQISVERTLAIPQINQDYQDPNLRIMLHRNIKSHRIRIHGHADISSKNTSVRVSDGELEISFINENTIQISAHGRRQQIALPCTLSFVSGKMRFSDGANEYRGQIIFTSGQNGFSLINYIGLEDYLRGVLPLEIGVRGEPEFEALKAQAIAARTFALSRMLASRNREFDMVATVMDQVYGGSGNEYALSDLAIAKTRGIVVAKQENGALLETFFHAICGGQTAAVNEVWNSQPNPSLVSRSDLDENGVAFCATANWFNWTETWSIAQFSQILHKYSRSTIGEAPFDGTVRAVNIASRTPSGRVNVLEIRSNSGTFTYGRDRSRFVLRRPTRDEGILRSANFEIRIDGGQVRATGRGFGHGIGMCQNGALERARRGQDFTQILSAYYTNIKLAQVNDFLD
- the mgtE gene encoding magnesium transporter, whose translation is MFDKKQYRMLQSEFVEENAADIAQLIENFPIDKAVLVFRILPKNKAADVFADLSSDVQMSITEKLSDKEISFIIEELFLDDAVSFIEEMPANIAKKVLLGAKPETREQINRLLNYPENSAGSIMTMEYVYLKKDMTVQDAFYKIRKNGVDKETIYTCYVIDSKHKLEGVVSVKTLLLAEQDEIVGNIMDDTNIITVKTFEDQEDVAHKVKKYDLLSIPVVDAENKMMGIITIDDIVDVIQEETTEDFEKMAAMAPSEKPYLKTSVFTHAKKRVAWLLFLMLAATVVGFIIEVYEDAIMKMAILVSFIPMLMGTGGNAGAQSSTLIIRGIAVSEIRPGDFLKVVWKELRVSLLVGGALALFNFVRIWLLYGGREGVESGIRLGAVVGGTLLFTVIIAKICGSMLPLLAKKCKIDPAVMAAPLITTMVDASALIVYFAIATALLGL
- the corA gene encoding magnesium/cobalt transporter CorA; this encodes MSDKFTENMSEKIGEMPEDIVFIGEKKVEQLSIEVIEYYRNGNVKDFKIENIREILPLNNDCITWINITGVHDGEHIKEIGALLELHPLIVEDILNTTQHPKMQDYGDCIFFITKMLYYYGGEITSEQVSLVLSDNYVLSFKESKEDIFKHVRQKIHRKKGRNFKSGADYLAYQLIDAVVENYIGITEQISDKIEDLEDAIDGKDLRQDSIDELGNLKRILNRLRKTVRPTNDFIVHINTLDTDLIKDETEPFFHNLLDISARANSAIESCRDMLADNLQIYNLSVANRFNDTLRMLTAFSLLFIPITFIASLYGMNFEHIPELKWEYGYFVVLGVMLAISVGMMVYFRRRKWM